Genomic segment of Mytilus galloprovincialis unplaced genomic scaffold, xbMytGall1.hap1.1 HAP1_SCAFFOLD_318, whole genome shotgun sequence:
taaaatgcaaataaatcaagaaaagTTCAGGCTTCTTCTACCAAGAAtacagaaatatgtaacacaaaataCAAAATGGAAAAATGGCAATACCAATGgtcaaaaacaattgtttattAATACATTTTCTATATATCAGTGGATGAAGTTATCTGAAAAGGACAAGGCTAAGCATACTTTAACAGACTGTGAACAGTGTATGGTGTTTGATGCGTCCCTTCTACACAAGTCATCAGAAGTGGTAAAAAAAGACTCACTTGTTGGGGCATGCCAGAATGTGGCAAATATCATCCTTGAAAAGTCACCTCCAATGTCAAAAGCAgctgaaaaaaatgttgaaaattttgtcaaagtcttTACCCCTATAGCATCACAAAAACTTGGTGTAGATATTATCAAAACTGTTTCAAAGGTGATGAAACTAACACCAAAAAAGAGTAAATCCCAAAAGACAAAAACAGCTACAAAAATCTTGAAAAGAAAcaacatcaaaattaaaaataaattatcctCCAATGGGCAGGATGTGCGCCATTTTTTGGCCTCTGGAAAGTCCTTCAGAAAACACGATAATGATCGAATGTCAATGTATTTTGTGACAAAAGCTGAGGCTCAGCAAAAGTTGAAGGTTAAAATTGAGAAACAAAAAAATGCTTTATTAAAGCCAAAAAAACACTATGGTAACTTCGACCATTATACTTTTGAAAAAGAAGAATTCCTATCAGCATTGAGGCAATTCCCTCATGGATCCCATGTTAATTGGAAAAAACTTGGCGAACAGTTTAATCTGACCAACAAAAAAGGGGAAAGACCAGCCAATGCAGGCCAGATATTGATGGGCTTTGcccaatataacaaaataaatacgGACCAGTTCAACATCAACATGCGAGTAAGCAACCGCGATTATATTCAGAGAGTAAGGAGGGCAAAAAAACGATTATCTAAGGGCTTGACCATACCATCAACAAGATCAGCCAAAACTATTAGACAGGACATAAAACATCAGATTGACAATGGAGTGATTGATTTAGGAGAAAAGATTGCCCCCTCCCAGATATCATCAAACTATATTGATAACACTGGTAGGTTGATgtaaaattggtaatttatataaataatttaccatTTGGGAGCATATGTATTGGTTATATTCCGAAGAATTCTCcaaaaaaataatgattgatacaaaaataaacatcaaTTTCAAATGGACAAGTGGCACAGGGagaaaatctgtaaaaaaatatgacaatatagagtataacaatattcaagaatATAACAATAGTATGACAACAGGTGGTGTAAAAGTAATTTCAAGCACAAACAAATCAAGTCTTAAATTGACCAAGCTTGGCACTCTAGAAAAAGTcctccataatcatgataatatacatTACACAACTTTAATATAAGtgcataatattatttttttattatcaaaggaTCTGACTTGAAAGTGAAGGGTATTTGATAATTCAAAATGTGAAGTTTTCTGTAAATTTAGGTGAAAATAGGTCAGCGCTTAAGCCTAGTTTCTATTCACAAAAATCTGACCACAAAACTTGATTACATGAATTTTACacaaaaagtatttttcaacGCGAGATTTTTTGTGAAACGAGTCTGAAGAAAAAATTCAGTGCAATCTTTTTGTACTTAATggcaaaaaaaattgtaaggtttCAGTGGAACATAGTGACTCTCTCCTACTGTTGCTGTTGGTGTTTATAGCTTAATCAACAAAAATGATCTAAAGTCCATTTATGAATAAGTGACTTTCATAAAAAGAGGTACACCattttaacaaattgttttctTAGATACTAGTATCTGATTATAACAAAGTCTTGTCTAAGTTTGATACAAAGTCAGGattgtttaagaaagttattaaaatttcaaacaaaatcaccagaaaaaaaacctattttaATTGATCAGTTAAATATGAGGAAAAGgagataaatatttatttaatttacttaatttacttctgaatactttcttatgataataaacaagcttctgtcctagttttgTTCAAATCCAGAATAATTTAAGAAAGTaatgaaaactttaaaaactttaaccacagagtgaatgttgtGTCTCCTGGCAGAAAAAAAACCAAGTCAATTCATAAGTAAAATACTTGGGTTTGAAAGACAGTttttgaaagttattaaaattctgaaaaactacagagtgaatatttgtagaCGCTGACCCTGACGATGTAATGTCAGATTGCTATGTCTGGCtcgtgacaaaaaaaaatcattcaaggCATTCAAATATTAACATATTGGACAAATATATACATTTCCCTTAACATCTGATCTTTAATTCTCCAGAAATacattatgattttaaataataaagGTTTTTATACTGCAAAAACAAAAGTTAAGCAAATAATCACAAGAACAAATAATTTCTCACTGGTCAATGTTTTCTATTTCACAGAATTAATCATGAAATACAACAAACTTAAATTGAATATAcaatatgaatttaaaattacacaaaaaattgtaaatgaaTACACGTAGTATATAAAATTTTACATTATACATAGATGATACAGGATAAGTAAAAGATACagattaaataaacaatatataatatataattaatatataacaaTTAATACTTGCTTCAACTCTGATCACAAATAGTTCTAGAttataacagaaataaaaaaaacaagtatctgttttataaaaagattttgtcaacaacaaaacaaatactcTATGGTATAGCTAAAATTAAGTATGTTagaaaccaaaaaaggaaaacacTATCAAATGCAGGCTAGATCTTGTTGGTGTTTGCAGAACAAATTAAACATTGATCACTTTGAACAACAAACAATGAtaactgtacatgtacaatttatgtatgttattgaaaaatataaaatttatttgaatgagctttagaaacaggacaaACAGCTAGGCTCTGCTgagcttttctcctgtttcgtagcgagtacaaataaattttttatttactgacaatgtaaagcaaaatttatttgtataccGGTCATTTGTACAAAAGATGGCTAATTGCAGgctaaatgaatatatataacataaaacaaacagGTTTAAAACAGAGTTGTGTCAAAAACAGGTCTTCACATTATACATGAAAATGGTGATAAAAGGTGTTTAATAACCTAATACAATTACCTTAACAAAAATCATGGTAAAAAAGCACACAGGTCTTGCATTGAAGATTAAAAAATGAAATctatataaattcattaatacatCAGAAATCATGAAGTTGTAGGATGTTAAAAAAAGTCTTGCTATTAAAAATTTGTCAACggcatcaataaaaaaaatgtgagatTAGGTTGGAAGACATTTTTAAGCGCACCTGTCCCCGCCTTAACAATTGACATAACCAATTTATGAGGATAAAGAATATTAATATGAAATCACAGTGACACATGTTATACCTAAAAAAATCACACCATATATTTATCTTATTGGATTGCCAAACAATAATATCTTACATACAGGGtatacatagaaataaacaaattgTATTTCACCATGGCTTTCAAAGTTGttattaattaataatttgaacaaaatttcagGCAAACTGTTAGAGAAGAAAACAACAATCTACAGCAGGAAATTCGAACTTACAAAACTCAGACAGAAAATATTAAATGAACATGCTGAAGGTGGACTGATGCGACTATATGATGATGAACACTATGATCAGTTAACTGCAAATGAATTGAAAGAAAGGTACGTGTATGACCAAattataaaccagatgctccgcagggcgtagctttatacgaccgcagaggttgaaccctgaacggttagggcaagtatggacacaacattcaagctggattcagctctaaatttggattgtgattaaatagttgacacagcataggtttctgacacagaatgaatgtgttctaatgaacttaaaatttttgtttctcttagagcaattcactatgctgttgaatattaatcctctcaaaaaaatgtttgaagaaattttcttttttatttatgaaatttcaaatgagaaaaattgaacccaatttttttaatcacatccccctttcccttattccaaaactaatctcaattaaaatttctaatggagtttgcaacaataactactcatttaaatacatcataaaatattaagatgtaaaaaaactgcttgttatcactgaatggtaaagattattttaatttatcagttggtagtaaaaagtgaatatacattgtatattgtatataacaaagatttaagttgattctggacaaagaaagataactccaattaaaaaaaaatcttgctattgcacaatattttgcaattagatatttcttgcttactattctggacaaagaaagataactctaataaaaaaaaaatttgatatttcacaatattgtgcaattagatatttcttgccattgcgcaatactgtgcaattgaaaagacttgctattgcacaatacttaatataataattttagatcctgatttggaccaacttgaaaactgggcccataataaaaaatctaagtacatttttggattcagcatatcaaagaacttcaagatttcaatttttgttaaaatcagactaagtttaattttggaccctttggactttagtgtagaccaatttgaaaacaggaccaaaaatgaagaatctacatacacagttagatttggtatatcaaagaaccccatttattcaatttttgatgaaatcaaacaaagtttaattttggaccccgatttggaccaacttgaaaactgggccaataatcaagaatctaagtacatttttagattcagcatatcaaagaacctaactgattcattttttgtcaaaatcaaactaagtttaattttggaccctttggaccttaatgtagaccaatttgaaaacgggaccaaaagttaagaatctacatacacagtcatgacagttagattcagcatatcaaagaaccccaattattcaattttgatgaaatcaaacaaaagtttaattttggaccctttgggccccttattatgttgggaccaaaactcccaaaatcaaacccaacctttcttttatggtcataaaccttgtgtttaaatttcatagatttctatttacttatactaacgttatggtgcgaaaaccaagaaaaatgcttatttgggtccctttttggcccctaattcctaaactgttgggacctaaactcccaaaatcaataccaaccttccttttgtagtcattaacattgtgtttaaatttcattgatttctatttacttaaactaatgttattgtgcgaaaaccaagaataatgcttatttgggcccttttttggcccctaattcctaaactgttgagaccaaaactcccaaaatcaatcccaaccgttcttttgtggtcataaaccttgtgtcaaaatttcatagatttctattaacttaaactaaagttatagtgcgaaaaccaagaaaatgcttatttgggccctttttggcccctaattcctaaaatgttgggaccaaaactcccaaaatcaataccaaccttccttttgtggtcataaaccttgtgttaaaatttcatagatttccattcacttttactaaagttagagtgcgaaaactaaaagtattcggacgccggacgacgacgacgacgacgccgacgccgacgccaacgtgatagcaatatacgacgaaaattttttcaaaatttgcggtcgtataaaaatcataaaaataagtggatgtggtatgattgccaatgagacaagtattCTCAGTTTTGCATAGCTATACATAGGCCCCTACCAGGGTAAAATCCAAACATTATATACGATGTAATACAATGCATgtctatttttacatttaaatcaaatatcataaatatttccaaatatttttgtctttaatttgtcAGAAacttattatctccctttgtaaagGAATATGGTTTAGCATAGTACTCCAACATTTGATATGTATCATACCTCGGGACTAAATCATCAGacaagaaaataaattttaaattgatcTACTGATCTATAACTTGCCATGATAAAACTAAATACCAAATATCAATTTCTTCAAGAACGAGGAGGAGAAAGgttggaaaactgatttgccgtaCCGACCAATGAACAGTGCAAACCTTTTGTCCCCTTCAACGTTGTCAGTAGGTGTCTAATAAAAGTTGCATGCTATTTTATCTACAGGAAATTCTACATGTATACTATGATACAAAACATCTGTGACATTTGCATTTCTATTTACAGGTATAAAAGATTAGGACAGCTGTTTACACCTAACAGTAACAGTAATGAACTGAAACATCTGGAGAGGATACGTATGCTAAAATTCTGGCATGACCATTCAGATGTACTGAATCATACTTTTGTAAGCTTTATGCTTAGCATCATTTATGACAAAGCCCTGTACTTAACAAATGAGGAATATAAGGCAAAATTTCCAGAGAGATCCAACCTCGACGTACAATCTGTGGTTGAACGTCCCCACCTTTACATCTTGGGGAGATCCAAAAGCACAAATGATGAACAGTTAAGCTTTGTTGCAGAACGGGTCAAAGACCTTATGAATTTAGTTCAACCCACATGTATAAGAGGAATACAAATTACTGATGAGCTCAGAATTTTCAGTGGTGATGGACCAGCACGCCAATTTGAAGCTGGCCAGCAGCAAGGAGGCAATTTTTCATGCATTTGTGGTATTCAAGCAGAAGACCATAGAAATCTGCATTGTGCCTATAATACAACCATGAAATCCTTAGAGGAAAGAAGACAGATTTTCGTCAAAGGTCTGCATTGGAGAAATTTTCCTGAAAATTCATGTCCTCTTTCTCATCTGAAAAAGGATGACATGGCAGATGAGTTAGAAGCCAGGGGATATAACACCAACAGAAAATCAAAAGCTGAATTGGAACAGCACCTCAAAAATGAACTTAAGGGTATACAACGACCACCAGCACTAATGTGTCATAACCCTCAAAATCCAGCAGACACAATAAACTGCTCAAAATATGAAGTTTTAGCCTGTGAACCTCTGCATGACATAACGAACATTGTACAACATATTATCATGGAACTGCCACATCACATTCAAAACAGTGAAGTCAAAAAACAATTAGAAAAATTTAGTCAGTCAACTattggggaaaaaaatcaaatcaaagggTCGGATGCAAGACTATATGCAGTTAAGTTGGCGAAATTTATACAAAACCTTCatcaagagaaaaaaatacagaatgacGTATTGAATTTAAGCAATGCCTTGGTAGAAATAATCAACATCTGCTACAGTGGTCATGATGCTAGGAACCAGAGGTCTGTTCTAAGACTGCATAATCAATGCTTTGTTTTTGCTCTAGCATGTCTAAAGGTGATAGGATCCCCCCAAAAAATGACTGCAAGGAAGTTCTATGGAAGTCATTTCCATAGTTTGGTCATACATGCACCTGAAACATACAGATTGCTTTGCCTTAGATCTGTTGTTCCTGAGGAAGAAGAGAGAACATTTGGTGATATTAGATCAATATCAAAAAATACAAGCAATCGTCAACCAGAATATGTAGTTGACAATGCTGTTATGCGGTTTAATGCTCAACAAGAAAGCCATAGTGTAATCGAGTCTATACAGAAACAAGAGTCTGTCATCAGTCAGCAAGCAAAGTTTCTTGACAAGAAAACGAATACAACAATTAAAATTACTGACATCATTAAAAACCCTTATCAGTTTCAATGCCATCTTCAGAGAATACCAGATTTCCTCCTATGTGGCAAAGGCGTGTGGTGGTCTCTTTCAGCCAGCTCTGTGATCTTCCATGATACTGTAGATCAGGATCTGAACAGCAATAATCCACCATTACATAATCTCAGGTCTACAACATTAGTAGAAGAACAAAGTTACTTGTTGGAGTGTTGGGATGAAGTTCTAAAAAGAGTGGAGAAAAGTACAATTAAAATTCCTGTTCATAAAATCAAGTGTTACAGAAATGATCAACTTGTCAAGACTCTCTACACTGACATTTTTGAGGATGAAAGTTCTGATGAAGAAAACACTGGTAGGTGtttattatttaacataaaattttcaagtaaaatcattttaaagataaataatttatttaaaattcctCATGAAATTTATgtagatattcatttgaaaagtGCAACACCTAGACTTTATAGGTATAAAATATGGTAAACATACAATTAAgtgtgtatttttatatattttctcgTATGCAATTGtttcataatgattttttttctttttcttatatacTATCTGTGTCAATACAATTATTTATCTTTCTCTCATATAATGCCATCTGTTTCATTACAatgctgttaatttttttttatcttatcctTGTATGCAGAGATTTCCATTAATTTTTCATTTGCTGGCAAgcttttatttaagaaatgaactgttctttttgtaacttcattgcggTGTAAAAGTGATGACCGAAGTATATTTTCcccgcttcattctaaaaatgtgtgcaaggtcaattttttttagctaggatcatgaaaatatgaattttatcatttttcttatcTAATTCACCTATGCACTTTAATGTcaggacctcgtgttatcatgcatgataagttttattgtgtaatgcaattgcttaaggaataacacgtgatttgcagttagccaatcagaataacataTTATAATGAGACATACAGCAGATgtaattatttgataaatataaacttGGAACATTTTGTGTAAACCACACAAGTCATAATcaataaatactttaaaatatcaatttttgcaTCTGAAACTACAACTTATCATTAATGTGTCAACATGTGCAAGAAGTACTTCAATACATTTTTTGGCAGTGTGTACAGATTTATTGAAATTATTCTTACAGAAATTATTCATCCCATTGCATCTGCCGTAATCCACAATGAAGAGGAAACTATCAACAGAACTAGGAGTCATGGTAAGTTTCTTGCTGTTGTACACATTTTAACTTCTAAATCTTCAAAAAACATAAGAAAGAATATAAAAGCATGTGAACaccataataaataaaaagaaaatataatttggGTTGCTGTCACATTGATCTGAAATTATCAATGGCAAATTATAGCTTTGCATATAttggattatatttttttacttttgctgAAATGTTCATTGGCATACATGTGCCTAAGTAACTGTCGTGACTGTCTCAATATCTTTTATTCATGTTAAAACACGAGTAATAATTCACTACTTGGTCAGTTATATACATGGGATAGTGTAAGTGCTTTCTAATGTGCTGGTCACAAATAATCATTTACTTAATACACTATATCTATATCCATTAAATCATTTGGGATAGACACATGATTTATTACCAATAAAGGTAATAAATCATTACAGCAATGTCCATAAATTAAGGTAATGCACCCTAACATGTTGATATTTTGTGTTAATAGAAACTGATGAAAGCAGTGAAGAATCTGAAAGTAATGATGGAATGAATACAGATACAAGTTCTGAACTGGAAAACTTGGGTACTGTTTTTATAACTTGCACATACATTAATTGATTAttaatccatttcattatttattaaCGAGAAATGTTCATGAAAATACTATTCTTTTACTTATAATTTCAAATTGCCTTTCTACAAAACATTCAAGATGAAAAGGTTCTTGAAAGCTTTTAAGAATAATATCTacacaaatatgaaaaataaagtcttgtatgatttttaattttagtttcttgtgtatactttggagtttagtatgacatccattatcactgtactagtaataagtatgcatatttttaagggccagctgaaggacatctacgggtgcgggaattctcgctacattgaagacccattggttgacttcggctgttgtctgctctatggtcgggtgactgtcgctttgacacattcaccatttcctttctcaattttatttcattgtacTTACAAGTGTTCTATGTTCTGTTATCTTGATTTACAGAAATGCTACCTATTGCAACACCAATCATTGATGATGATTGCAAAGACAGTGAACCCATACAGCCAGAAGATGCAGATCTTGAACTGCCACAAATATGCCAATCTGTCAATCCTAGTATGTTTCTTGATgtaatattcagtaaaataaaaaaaaaaataaaaaaaataattaatgaaattaaaagaaagaaattcagTTCCAGATTAAAACATAAACAGATTACTTTTGTAATTTGAAACATTTTGGAAACTTTCACTTTATAGATTAGGTGTCATCTtctcatttcttcttttttcatcATGAGagtaagatttttaaaaagactTCTTATAAAATAGTGTGAAactttgaaaggtttattttttttagtgaCTGTGTTTGTTGTCTGTatgcactttttattttttaatcttggTTTTCTTCACTAATTTGTTCTGCTATCAAATATTTTCCTATCAAAAATTAACTCACTAATTTCATCTgtataaattcatttttacagCTCCAACAATTGATGACAAATGTGGTGTTCCTGTAGTAGCCAAAGTCAATTTATATCCAAACCCTGAAAATGATGAAACTAAAAAGTTGTACAAGTCTTACAtgaaaggtaaaaaaatatttcaaattaatatatatgatataaatcatGAAACCAGGTCAAAATCTTAACTGCTAGTaattataaaacagaagatgagacaactctccacaagagactgaaatgacacaaatattaacaactaggggtcatcatacggccttcaacaatgagcaaagtcaatactGTATA
This window contains:
- the LOC143061450 gene encoding uncharacterized protein LOC143061450; translated protein: MYTMIQNICDICISIYRYKRLGQLFTPNSNSNELKHLERIRMLKFWHDHSDVLNHTFVSFMLSIIYDKALYLTNEEYKAKFPERSNLDVQSVVERPHLYILGRSKSTNDEQLSFVAERVKDLMNLVQPTCIRGIQITDELRIFSGDGPARQFEAGQQQGGNFSCICGIQAEDHRNLHCAYNTTMKSLEERRQIFVKGLHWRNFPENSCPLSHLKKDDMADELEARGYNTNRKSKAELEQHLKNELKGIQRPPALMCHNPQNPADTINCSKYEVLACEPLHDITNIVQHIIMELPHHIQNSEVKKQLEKFSQSTIGEKNQIKGSDARLYAVKLAKFIQNLHQEKKIQNDVLNLSNALVEIINICYSGHDARNQRSVLRLHNQCFVFALACLKVIGSPQKMTARKFYGSHFHSLVIHAPETYRLLCLRSVVPEEEERTFGDIRSISKNTSNRQPEYVVDNAVMRFNAQQESHSVIESIQKQESVISQQAKFLDKKTNTTIKITDIIKNPYQFQCHLQRIPDFLLCGKGVWWSLSASSVIFHDTVDQDLNSNNPPLHNLRSTTLVEEQSYLLECWDEVLKRVEKSTIKIPVHKIKCYRNDQLVKTLYTDIFEDESSDEENTEMLPIATPIIDDDCKDSEPIQPEDADLELPQICQSVNPTPTIDDKCGVPVVAKVNLYPNPENDETKKLYKSYMKGPTQVLSNARQVSNYAAKKYTKLPITKPSECKGQARGAVKRKLNFGKERDDEGERLKLDINFSIPNL
- the LOC143061451 gene encoding uncharacterized protein LOC143061451 is translated as MNLCNFVKTIIARATKDQTALDYWETHQNKPNELPNSPEKLVPKFNTNFSVSKRFISYSNIMKNYSKMQINQEKFRLLLPRIQKYVTQNTKWKNGNTNGQKQLFINTFSIYQWMKLSEKDKAKHTLTDCEQCMVFDASLLHKSSEVVKKDSLVGACQNVANIILEKSPPMSKAAEKNVENFVKVFTPIASQKLGVDIIKTVSKVMKLTPKKSKSQKTKTATKILKRNNIKIKNKLSSNGQDVRHFLASGKSFRKHDNDRMSMYFVTKAEAQQKLKVKIEKQKNALLKPKKHYGNFDHYTFEKEEFLSALRQFPHGSHVNWKKLGEQFNLTNKKGERPANAGQILMGFAQYNKINTDQFNINMRVSNRDYIQRVRRAKKRLSKGLTIPSTRSAKTIRQDIKHQIDNGVIDLGEKIAPSQISSNYIDNTGRLM